In Setaria italica strain Yugu1 chromosome I, Setaria_italica_v2.0, whole genome shotgun sequence, the genomic window GCCAGCCGGCACCCAACACCCATGCAGCCGAGCGGCCGCGAAatgcagggcggcggcggcgggcaggacGACTTCTTCGACCAGATGCTGTCCACGCTGCCGACCGCGTGGTCCGAGCTCGGCTCCGGTAAGTCCCCCTGGGAACTCCCCGCGGGGGCCTCCGAGGACCCGGCGGCGTTCGACGAGTCCGCGCTCCtcgcctcccgcctccgccaccaccagaTCGGCGGGGACAAGCCCATCATGCTCCACCTCAGCGACCTgcacggcctcgccggcggggaggacgccggcgccgcggggttcctgccgctgccgctgttcACCGACCGGGCGAGGGAGGACATGGACGCCGCCTTCAAGTCCCCCAATGCCGCTGTGAGATTCTTAATTCTGCTCTGCTTGCCTCCTGGAAAGCTTCCGTTTTGCCCGTCTTCTTTGACATGGTTCGTTTGGGGTTTTGCAGGGAGGCGAGCAGGCCCTGTACAACGGGTTCGGAGCCGCCGGGatgcatggcgccgccgccgccgtgcaacCGCCGTTCGGACAGGTACGGCCGCGTCCCGCTCATCAGGACACGATTGCACTCCCAATTATCCGACAATCACTTTGCTTCTTCACTCATGGCGCGAGCAACTGGCAAAGCTAGTTCTTCACTTTGCTCGGCTAGTTTGGTTTTCTTGGTTGATCAATTGGGCTGAAAAAACCGTGTCTTTTCTCCTCGTGTGGTCAAAGGGCGGATCAATGCCGGCGCAGAGCTTCGGGGGAGGCGCggccgcgggtggcggcgggtCGGCACCCACAGGCGCACCGGCCGCCGGAGCGCCGTCGGGCGGaggggcagcgccgccgcgacaGCAGCGCGTGCGGGCGAGGAGGGGACAAGCGACTGACCCTCACAGCATCGCCGAACGTGTACGCCACTCTCCCACCACCTTTCCCTTCTCCCCCAGTTTTTTAATGCCTGCATCACTGTGTATGTGTATGCCTCCTGTGTTCTTGTGCCTGGAGCCCCACAATTCTCGGACGCCAGTTTGACCTGCCACGGGCCTCAATTTCACTGTCGCTTGCTCCAATTTAAACTGCAAATTTTGGCCATAAATTTGGGTTTCAGCAGAGAATCAGAGATAGCCTGCAGGAGCAGGACTAATCgttttgatcttcttcttcagctgtgCCTTCTTGCTCACTCTCGCCATGTGTTTGTTGCAGCTCCGGAGGGAGAGGATAGCTGAGAGGATGAAGGCGTTGCAGGAGCTGGTCCCTAACGCCAACAAGGTAGACCAAATTTTCCTCTCTTTTCTCCcctccttttctccttttgCCCTTTCTTTTGAACAAAGTAGCAGGAAGCTTTCCTTGAAATGTGGTGAGGATGcattcatttcttttttgcaCTGTGGTGTGCTGTACGAGTACAATTTTCCTTAAATTGAGTCTTTGGATGAAACACTATCTTGAGTTGTTTTAGTATAACGTGCTATGCTCTCCAATATGTAAGATTATAGTAAATAAAAGTGTCAAACAATGAGTGCATCATAGAATAGGAAAACATGGTAGTTGAGGCATACTATGGTGCATTTGCCCACTTTACTGCTCTGGGAGGATGCGACACGTGTCGGGCTTCCGTTGGAGAATGTAAACATGATGAAGTCCGAACTTTTAAGCATCATGCACTAGCAAAAATTCTACTGTCATTTCTAAGCAATAGAACGAAGCAGAATTCATGCACTTGCAGTTGTAAAAATTCTGCTGCCACTAAGGCCACAAAACTAATGCCATTATATGGGGGAACGTTGATCATTGGCAGGGGAATGGCCCATGAGGGGAATGCCACAAAACTAAGCAGATTCCTAGATAATTGTAGCTCATGAGGGGAATGGCAGGCTAACTAGGTTTTGGTATAAAATGCACAGATATACATGAACTTGGAGGCATACCTTGCTTGAGTTAGGGGAGCCTGGGAGGGCTGCAAAACACTTGTAAAGCGGGAGACATGAGAATTGCCTAACACTCCAGCTTCAGCTCCCCACGAACACCACGTGCTACAGTTGTCCTGGAGCTTACACCGGCACATCTGAGATCCTTTTTGGCACAACTTGCAGACACTGTTAAGAGTATCATGAAGTAATAACGAATGTTGTTCTGCTGACCTTTGGGAATAAAAACATCACTTGTCGTGTCTTAGTCGATGGAGCTTACATAGCACAATCTAGAATCGACATAGATCACTGTCGCTAAAATGATCATATGGAATTTTGTTTGCAGACCGACAAGGCATCGATGCTCGATGAGATCATTGATTATGTGAAGTTCCTCCAGCTCCAAGTCAAGGTACATCTGCTTTCCTACACCTAGCTAGGTTACTGTGGGATGGGTTCCTAAATTCTGCTCATAATTTGGGCACTCAAAACAACTTAAAGTTCATGATTCCGCCTCAAATGTTTCCCACTGTTGCAGGTTCTTAGCATGAGCCGTTTAGGCGGAGCTGCAGGGGTCGGCCCTCTAGTTGCTAACATGTCATCAGAGGTACCTATGGTTGTGTTATACGATCTTTTATTTCTAAAACTAAAGCGCCAGCAATGACCCAATTGATACAAGCCACAAGCTAACTAATTTTTGTGGGCCAAGCATGTTGAACCCTGAAATGCT contains:
- the LOC101782333 gene encoding transcription factor bHLH82, with protein sequence MQPSGREMQGGGGGQDDFFDQMLSTLPTAWSELGSGKSPWELPAGASEDPAAFDESALLASRLRHHQIGGDKPIMLHLSDLHGLAGGEDAGAAGFLPLPLFTDRAREDMDAAFKSPNAAGGEQALYNGFGAAGMHGAAAAVQPPFGQGGSMPAQSFGGGAAAGGGGSAPTGAPAAGAPSGGGAAPPRQQRVRARRGQATDPHSIAERLRRERIAERMKALQELVPNANKTDKASMLDEIIDYVKFLQLQVKVLSMSRLGGAAGVGPLVANMSSEGNGNGNGTSDSGDGNAANGGNNGENGGSSLKVTEQQVARLMEEDMGTAMQYLQGKGLCLMPISLASAISSATSSSLLSRPSIGSMGGARGLGHEGSNPASPPLMNGAGGDDSRTGKDAGAGSKQ